From Coriobacteriia bacterium:
GGCGGCGTGTCGCCTGCGACGACCACGAACCATCGCTCGGATCGCGAGGAACAGAAGCACGCCGAGCACGATGAGCGGCAGCATTGCGAGCAGGACCGTGATGAGCCCCCGCGTGACGGCAGCACCGCCGCGCACGCCGTCACGGATCGCGGCCGCGAAGCCCCATCCGCCGGCGGCGGGGCTGACCAGTGCGCCCGGCTGCGACAGGGTGACGGTCAGGGTTGCGAGTGCTGCCTGGCGCTCGAGGTAGTCGATCTGCGCGCGCATCGACTCGATGTCGCCCCGAACGCGCGCCAGCTCCTGCTCGATGGCGAGCATCTCGGAGACCTTGGTGGCCTTGGTGAAGAAGGCGCGAAGTCGAGTCTCCTCAGCCTCGAGGTTCTTCAGGCGCGCCTTGAGGTCGACGTGCTGCTGCGTGACGTCATCCTGGCTCGATGTCTGCGAGGTGACCTTGCCCAAGGCGCCGATCTCACGCTCGGCGGCGGGTAGCTTGTCCGACGGCACTCGCAGAGTGATCGACGCGCCGCCGGGTGTGGGCGCTACGTAGTCGCCAGACGACGCCATCGGATAGGGCTCGGGGGTGACGACCGTTTCGCTGCCCGAGTAGACCGACAGGTTGGCGATCTGGGCACCGTGCTTGGTGGCGATCGCGCGGACCGACTCGACGGCTTCCTCGAGGTTCTTGACCTCGATTCCGATACCCGCGTTCGTGATCACGAGCATGTCACCTGTAGGGGACGGCTCGGTAGTGCTACTGACGGCTAGTTCGTCGGCGACCGGCGCGCCACCCACATCTGACTTGGCTGCCCCGGGGTCGTAGCTTGGGGAGACGGCGGCCCCGCCGGTTCCGACGTCCATTGCCGTTCGTGTCGAGGCCCCGCCGCAGCCGGCGAGAGCGAGCAGCGAGACTACAAGAACAATTGAACAGAGCGAGCGAACGGTGAGCGTCGTACGTGATCTCATCACGAACACCTCCATCGTCGTGCGCATCGCCGCAGGAAAACGACGAGCGCCCTACCGCAGTCGCGCGGAAGGACGCTCGGCAAACAGAACAGGCACGGGAGGACTAGGACTCCAGGGAGACCTTCTCCTCGTTCCTGCCCTCGGCCTTCTTCAGCGCACTCGCTGCATAGGCACCCAGTGCGATGCCGATGATCGCGAGCATGAAGAACCCGAGGATCAGAACGTTGACTACAGCTCCAGCCCAGTTAGCGGTCATGTGACCGTCCACCTCCGAGTCGCCGATACGATTCGCCCCGATTCTACGCGTACTCTCAGTCGCTCGGCAAACTGCGCGTGGAGATTGCGTGCCTATTCGGTTGTCATCCCAGCAATCCATCCACTCGAACACTCAGACGCGAAGACACGGACGGTGGTTCACGGGCCCTTTCCGAAGCAACAATCTGGCGGATCGATGGCGGTCACACGCACGCGTCGAGTGTCGGCGGGAGAACCGGGTGTTAGCTCGGTGTGGACAAATGGGTACATGTGTCACAGATTCCCATGAAAGGCTTGCGAAGTGGGATAGAGTGGCATAGGATGGCGTGCAGAGGGGGGCAGTGGCACGCAGTGTCTCCCTAGG
This genomic window contains:
- a CDS encoding DUF4349 domain-containing protein encodes the protein MRSRTTLTVRSLCSIVLVVSLLALAGCGGASTRTAMDVGTGGAAVSPSYDPGAAKSDVGGAPVADELAVSSTTEPSPTGDMLVITNAGIGIEVKNLEEAVESVRAIATKHGAQIANLSVYSGSETVVTPEPYPMASSGDYVAPTPGGASITLRVPSDKLPAAEREIGALGKVTSQTSSQDDVTQQHVDLKARLKNLEAEETRLRAFFTKATKVSEMLAIEQELARVRGDIESMRAQIDYLERQAALATLTVTLSQPGALVSPAAGGWGFAAAIRDGVRGGAAVTRGLITVLLAMLPLIVLGVLLFLAIRAMVRGRRRRHAAASADDYAAQEAALPAEHTDDSPQA